Proteins co-encoded in one Corynebacterium lujinxingii genomic window:
- the gluQRS gene encoding tRNA glutamyl-Q(34) synthetase GluQRS, giving the protein MSAFQGPAGRYAPSPSGDLHFGNLRTAVLAWLFARQTGRKFYLRVEDIDSERSSDESATRQIEDLEALGLDFDPPVLYQHDRGDAYAEALARLDTYECYCSRRDIREAASAPHTQPGMYPGTCRDLTEEQRALRRSQLAEEGRLPAIRLRAHAREWTVQDFYHGEYTGPVDDVILKRGGRLDQAQAGDWAYNLAVVVDDGFQGVDQIVRGDDLLPSAPAQAYLADQLGLTAFSYIHVPLVVGAGGRRLAKRDGAVTLREMLAEKGVADVVGDIAASLGCGGVTSVNGILQRFDPAQLSLDPWLWTSQ; this is encoded by the coding sequence ATGTCTGCTTTCCAAGGTCCTGCTGGCCGCTACGCGCCGAGCCCGAGCGGCGATCTCCACTTCGGCAACCTGCGAACAGCGGTGTTGGCCTGGCTGTTTGCGCGCCAGACCGGCCGGAAGTTCTACCTGCGCGTGGAGGATATAGATTCAGAGCGCTCGTCCGACGAGTCCGCTACGCGCCAGATCGAGGACCTGGAGGCGCTGGGCCTCGACTTCGATCCGCCGGTGCTCTACCAGCATGATCGCGGCGACGCGTACGCCGAGGCGCTCGCTCGCCTGGACACCTACGAGTGCTATTGCTCGCGCCGCGACATCCGCGAGGCCGCCTCCGCACCGCACACCCAGCCGGGAATGTACCCGGGCACCTGCCGCGATCTCACGGAAGAGCAGCGTGCTTTACGACGATCCCAGCTCGCCGAAGAGGGCCGCCTCCCCGCCATCCGCCTGCGTGCGCACGCGCGCGAGTGGACGGTGCAGGACTTCTACCACGGCGAGTACACGGGACCGGTTGACGACGTGATTTTAAAGCGCGGTGGCCGGTTGGATCAGGCGCAGGCGGGGGACTGGGCCTACAACCTCGCGGTGGTTGTCGACGACGGGTTTCAGGGGGTGGACCAGATTGTGCGTGGCGACGATCTGTTGCCGTCGGCACCCGCGCAAGCGTACTTAGCTGACCAGTTAGGGCTCACAGCGTTTTCTTATATTCACGTTCCGCTGGTTGTCGGGGCGGGAGGTCGTCGTTTGGCAAAGCGCGATGGCGCGGTCACGTTGCGGGAGATGTTGGCCGAAAAAGGTGTGGCTGATGTGGTTGGCGACATCGCTGCGTCGCTTGGCTGCGGTGGTGTGACCAGTGTAAATGGGATTCTCCAGCGATTCGATCCGGCGCAATTGTCGCTCGATCCATGGTTGTGGACGTCTCAATAA
- a CDS encoding YPDG domain-containing protein yields the protein MNPKKIAASAVALALGTSAIVAPHATALPEKFVSPPGAVGNPGQEECQVVMEDTVSTSRPDEAREAYQSGVSAGVALNRANTEYLTWVTLDKKGERIFERAEAEFDVINYASKDVTQSFTVKEQQPGALTFDAKFPESGDAVALDVTDIIPADTKEFTLAKRGTQNVSVGLGLNNSLDKQTWAWKINQPSAMGSTGTSVKTWGIVEVAPWPFETDNCMPITASSTESKAIIADGNEYDTGITVANAENDFERLTGNVTVGGKAVTDAKVRVDANGKVYVTLPKNATGGVDDNKPAKVDVQLLAQPREETKDSEHEAYNSPQALRVLDDLGRVDQDSPEFTGEVPVQKFAPEYKSPATVKPGKTVNVALAKQPGDVRGKVIDATYTVKNAPEGWTAGPAEDGTLKVTAPKDTKGGDTAEFAVEVAYPDGSVDTLKPVVNVKDFDATVTTPGYGTEKGKRGTEVTLTQIKDLPKGSTFQITPGQDLGEWTPEIDPNTGEITVTIPKGANPGDTQTILVDVKYPDGSTDAKVPAKVIVLNEPAYGQITDKPGETVELPQTGDVVEGSTFEIATDQDLGEWKPVIDPETGKITVTIPENANPGDVKEILVNVTDPNSDTPDTVPAKVIVHGAPKYPAVEKTPGDDVTLTPGKDNVPEDSTFEITPDQDLGDWEPVIDPKTGEITVQVPENAKPGDSKTIDVTVTYPTGKTDEVPAKITVKDPTTAPGEVPGTGNVIIVYPGDKQQFTPEFPNGDGKDITFEIRDSWKVPEGWDITIDPKTGDLTITPPADLKPNTTITVPVEVTYPNGETKTIEVPVRSAEGTIPAVPGKDNPLVIYVPRDRNGEIATPDGWIIERKGDNIYVTVPEGTKSGEYDVTIPGKDGNTTITVEVVQPNNLVTEQGSSENLQKCLAGMSSESNPLLWLVPLGLLVAIGAPLAGPIGQELGKAAANVSAQMNIPNPFEDLGIGGNTNRRPQPEWMRQIQVEAGRLQAQFGPQVTQAAALGLSIAGLAAGIGVLSALCKDGELPEWAQSSAKAEGEGSSVKDVFGEGSSSKEGDAAAGSSAEGSSSQAEETVVKETTVEKAPKSEA from the coding sequence ATGAACCCGAAGAAGATCGCCGCGAGCGCCGTCGCGCTGGCTCTCGGCACCTCCGCCATCGTGGCGCCGCACGCGACTGCGCTGCCGGAGAAGTTTGTCAGCCCACCGGGTGCGGTCGGCAACCCGGGACAGGAGGAATGCCAGGTTGTCATGGAGGACACCGTTTCCACCTCTCGTCCGGACGAAGCCCGGGAGGCGTACCAGAGCGGTGTCTCCGCTGGCGTCGCGCTGAACAGGGCTAACACCGAATACCTGACGTGGGTCACCCTGGACAAGAAGGGTGAGCGCATCTTCGAGCGCGCCGAGGCGGAGTTCGACGTAATCAACTACGCATCCAAGGACGTCACGCAGTCGTTCACGGTGAAAGAGCAGCAGCCGGGCGCGCTCACGTTCGATGCCAAGTTCCCGGAAAGCGGCGATGCCGTCGCGCTCGACGTCACGGACATTATTCCGGCCGACACCAAGGAGTTCACGCTTGCAAAGCGCGGGACGCAGAATGTTTCTGTGGGGCTTGGCCTGAACAATTCCCTGGATAAACAGACGTGGGCGTGGAAGATCAACCAGCCCAGCGCCATGGGCTCGACCGGCACCAGTGTGAAAACCTGGGGCATCGTCGAAGTCGCTCCGTGGCCGTTTGAGACGGACAACTGCATGCCGATCACCGCGTCGTCCACCGAGTCCAAGGCGATCATCGCCGACGGCAACGAGTACGACACCGGCATCACCGTCGCCAACGCCGAGAACGACTTCGAGCGTCTGACTGGCAACGTCACCGTGGGCGGCAAGGCTGTCACCGACGCGAAGGTGCGTGTCGACGCCAACGGCAAGGTCTACGTCACCCTGCCGAAGAACGCGACCGGCGGCGTGGACGACAACAAGCCGGCCAAGGTCGACGTGCAGCTGCTCGCGCAGCCGCGCGAGGAGACCAAGGACTCCGAGCACGAGGCCTACAACTCGCCGCAGGCGCTGCGCGTTTTGGACGACCTCGGCCGCGTCGACCAGGATTCGCCGGAGTTCACCGGCGAGGTCCCGGTGCAGAAGTTCGCGCCGGAGTACAAGTCCCCGGCAACCGTGAAGCCGGGCAAGACCGTTAACGTGGCGCTGGCCAAGCAGCCGGGCGACGTGCGCGGCAAGGTCATCGACGCCACCTACACCGTTAAGAACGCCCCGGAGGGTTGGACCGCCGGGCCGGCTGAGGACGGCACTCTCAAGGTCACCGCACCGAAGGACACCAAGGGCGGCGACACCGCAGAGTTCGCTGTTGAGGTGGCGTACCCGGACGGTTCCGTCGATACGCTTAAGCCCGTTGTCAACGTCAAGGACTTCGACGCAACTGTGACCACCCCGGGCTACGGCACCGAGAAGGGCAAGCGCGGCACCGAAGTCACCCTGACCCAGATCAAGGATCTGCCGAAGGGATCCACCTTCCAGATCACCCCGGGCCAGGACCTGGGCGAGTGGACACCGGAGATCGACCCTAACACCGGCGAGATCACTGTCACCATTCCGAAGGGCGCGAACCCGGGCGACACCCAGACCATTCTGGTGGATGTGAAGTACCCGGACGGCTCCACCGACGCAAAGGTTCCGGCCAAGGTCATCGTGCTCAACGAGCCGGCATATGGCCAGATCACCGACAAGCCGGGCGAGACCGTCGAGCTGCCGCAGACCGGCGACGTGGTCGAGGGCTCCACCTTCGAAATCGCAACGGATCAGGACCTGGGCGAGTGGAAGCCGGTGATCGATCCGGAAACCGGCAAGATCACCGTCACCATCCCGGAGAACGCTAACCCGGGCGACGTCAAGGAGATCCTGGTCAACGTCACCGACCCGAACTCTGACACCCCGGACACCGTCCCGGCGAAGGTGATCGTCCACGGCGCACCGAAGTACCCGGCGGTGGAGAAGACCCCGGGCGACGATGTGACCCTGACCCCGGGCAAGGACAACGTCCCGGAGGACTCCACCTTCGAGATCACCCCGGATCAGGACCTGGGCGACTGGGAGCCGGTGATCGACCCGAAGACCGGCGAGATCACGGTTCAGGTTCCGGAGAACGCCAAGCCGGGCGACTCCAAGACCATCGATGTGACCGTCACCTACCCGACCGGCAAGACCGACGAGGTCCCGGCGAAGATCACCGTGAAGGATCCGACGACCGCGCCGGGCGAGGTTCCGGGCACGGGCAACGTCATCATCGTCTACCCGGGTGACAAGCAGCAGTTCACGCCGGAGTTCCCGAATGGCGACGGCAAGGACATCACCTTCGAGATCCGGGATAGCTGGAAGGTTCCGGAGGGCTGGGACATCACGATCGACCCGAAGACGGGCGATCTGACCATCACCCCGCCGGCAGACCTGAAGCCGAACACCACGATCACCGTCCCGGTCGAGGTGACCTACCCGAACGGCGAGACCAAGACCATCGAGGTTCCGGTCCGCTCCGCTGAGGGCACCATCCCCGCCGTACCGGGCAAGGACAACCCGCTGGTGATCTACGTGCCACGCGACCGCAACGGCGAGATTGCAACGCCGGACGGCTGGATCATCGAGCGCAAGGGCGACAACATCTACGTCACCGTTCCGGAGGGCACGAAGTCGGGCGAGTACGACGTGACCATCCCGGGCAAGGACGGCAACACCACCATCACGGTTGAGGTTGTCCAGCCGAACAACCTAGTGACCGAGCAGGGCTCCTCGGAGAACCTGCAGAAGTGCCTCGCCGGCATGTCGTCTGAGTCCAACCCGCTGCTGTGGCTGGTGCCGCTTGGCCTGCTGGTCGCAATCGGCGCGCCGCTGGCTGGCCCGATCGGCCAGGAGCTGGGCAAGGCGGCGGCGAACGTTTCCGCGCAGATGAACATCCCGAACCCGTTCGAGGACTTGGGCATCGGCGGCAACACCAACCGTCGTCCGCAGCCGGAGTGGATGCGTCAGATCCAGGTTGAGGCTGGCCGCCTGCAGGCACAGTTCGGACCGCAGGTCACCCAGGCAGCCGCGCTCGGCCTGTCCATCGCAGGTCTGGCTGCAGGCATCGGCGTCCTGTCCGCACTGTGCAAGGACGGCGAGCTGCCGGAGTGGGCACAGAGCTCCGCCAAGGCTGAGGGCGAAGGCTCCTCGGTGAAGGACGTCTTCGGCGAGGGTTCTTCCTCCAAGGAGGGCGACGCCGCGGCAGGTTCCTCCGCTGAGGGTTCCTCCTCCCAGGCTGAGGAGACCGTCGTTAAGGAGACCACCGTTGAGAAGGCTCCGAAGAGCGAGGCGTAA
- a CDS encoding phospholipid scramblase-related protein, with protein sequence MLRENEIVVTQTKALGRDEFAIENAHGDVLGTARQTLKMSDLVKASRGVEVFDTGGRHVLSIEDPVDFIRDTYAVHLVEPQMQLARLTKRFAWIGAKFDVEIAGFPGVEIVGEVFQLNYTLTSQGREIARVDAEYSGMGRAMMGKTSYRVRIQPGLDERQHAAIIGIALAIDMRRAKMRRRSG encoded by the coding sequence ATGCTGAGGGAAAACGAGATCGTCGTTACGCAAACGAAAGCGCTGGGCCGCGACGAATTTGCAATCGAGAACGCACACGGCGACGTGCTGGGCACGGCCCGGCAAACGCTGAAAATGAGCGACCTGGTCAAAGCGTCGCGCGGGGTGGAGGTGTTCGACACCGGCGGCAGGCATGTGCTGAGCATCGAGGATCCGGTCGATTTCATCCGCGACACCTACGCGGTGCACCTGGTGGAGCCGCAGATGCAGTTGGCGCGGCTGACCAAACGGTTCGCGTGGATTGGGGCGAAATTCGACGTCGAGATCGCGGGCTTTCCGGGCGTGGAGATCGTCGGCGAGGTCTTCCAGCTCAACTACACGCTGACCTCCCAGGGCCGTGAAATCGCGCGTGTGGACGCGGAGTATTCCGGTATGGGGCGCGCGATGATGGGCAAGACGAGTTACCGGGTGCGCATCCAGCCGGGGCTGGACGAGCGGCAGCACGCCGCGATCATCGGCATTGCGCTGGCGATCGATATGCGCCGTGCGAAGATGCGCCGCCGCAGCGGCTAG
- a CDS encoding alkaline phosphatase D family protein produces MTSTEFSRRRFLRSAAVTTSAIGAAAAIPSAQSQISVDTSPDLHEFDLPPLPFLHGVASGDPLPDAVVIWTRVTPDEAAFPGSGVGLPTTLHWEVAEDDGFGVVVKRGEVISDPLSDHTIHVDVQGLDPDRVYFYRFTVVTGPHEGAASPTGRAKTAPTGTVDNQRWAVASCANWESGFFSAYADMAERAWAGELDLTVFLGDYIYEYAHNEYAGRGPVRKHHPAHEILTLADYRTRYGRYRTDPALQDAHAALPWIVVWDDHEVANNNHREGAANHQPYEGEFSARRDAAMRAYYEWMPVRHTETSAKGRLYRSFTFGDLVDLTIMDLRTYRDVEFWRGGSRQPGDARTMLGTEQYDWLTDTLEQSTATWSALGNSVMFSPLHIGAVFNNPATRPIAKSLSSNILTSEVPMPEINELPLNGDQWDGYDFERRRLINTLGRLNKTPIFLTGDIHSEWCHSIHHGGEEIGCEVVCSSITAPNAAESTGVPAGSALFGAANRYLYAANPDLQHVCLDSHGYTVVDISPDTVRIDWMRVDNVLVPESPTRLAHSMVWRKDHGFIA; encoded by the coding sequence GTGACCAGCACGGAGTTCAGCCGCCGCCGTTTCCTGCGGTCCGCAGCCGTAACGACGAGCGCCATCGGCGCGGCCGCCGCGATCCCGAGTGCGCAGTCGCAGATCTCCGTTGACACCTCCCCGGATCTCCACGAGTTCGACCTGCCGCCGCTGCCGTTTCTGCACGGGGTGGCCTCCGGTGATCCGCTGCCGGATGCCGTGGTGATCTGGACGCGCGTCACCCCCGACGAGGCCGCCTTCCCCGGCTCCGGCGTCGGCCTTCCGACCACGCTGCACTGGGAGGTGGCGGAGGATGACGGCTTCGGTGTCGTCGTCAAGCGTGGCGAAGTGATCAGCGATCCGCTTTCCGACCACACCATCCACGTCGACGTCCAAGGCCTCGACCCGGACCGCGTGTACTTCTACCGCTTCACCGTGGTCACCGGGCCGCACGAGGGCGCGGCCTCTCCGACCGGGCGGGCCAAAACCGCGCCGACCGGCACCGTGGACAACCAGCGCTGGGCGGTCGCCTCCTGCGCGAACTGGGAATCCGGGTTCTTTTCCGCCTACGCCGACATGGCGGAGCGCGCCTGGGCAGGCGAGCTGGATCTCACCGTTTTCCTCGGCGACTACATCTACGAATACGCCCACAACGAGTACGCCGGTCGAGGCCCGGTGCGCAAGCACCACCCGGCGCACGAGATTCTCACGCTTGCCGATTACCGCACACGCTACGGCCGCTACCGCACCGACCCAGCGTTGCAGGACGCGCACGCCGCGCTGCCGTGGATCGTGGTGTGGGACGACCACGAGGTGGCGAACAACAACCACCGGGAGGGCGCTGCCAACCACCAGCCGTACGAGGGCGAGTTCTCCGCCCGGCGCGATGCCGCCATGCGCGCCTACTACGAGTGGATGCCCGTGCGCCACACGGAGACCTCCGCGAAGGGCCGGCTGTACCGCTCGTTCACGTTCGGCGACCTGGTGGATCTGACCATCATGGACCTGCGCACCTACCGCGACGTGGAGTTCTGGCGCGGCGGCTCGCGCCAGCCCGGCGACGCGCGCACCATGCTCGGCACCGAACAGTACGACTGGCTCACCGACACCCTCGAACAATCCACCGCGACGTGGAGCGCCCTGGGCAACTCGGTGATGTTCTCCCCGCTGCACATCGGGGCGGTGTTTAACAACCCCGCCACGCGCCCGATTGCGAAGTCGCTCAGTTCCAACATCCTCACCAGCGAAGTGCCCATGCCGGAGATCAACGAGCTGCCGCTCAACGGCGACCAGTGGGACGGCTACGACTTCGAGCGCCGCCGTCTGATCAACACTCTCGGCCGGCTGAACAAAACTCCGATTTTCCTCACCGGCGACATCCACTCCGAGTGGTGCCACTCCATCCACCACGGCGGCGAGGAGATCGGTTGCGAGGTCGTCTGTTCATCAATCACGGCACCCAACGCCGCCGAATCCACCGGTGTCCCGGCCGGCAGCGCCCTGTTCGGCGCCGCGAACCGCTACCTCTACGCCGCCAACCCGGACCTTCAGCACGTCTGCCTGGATTCCCACGGCTACACGGTGGTGGACATCTCCCCCGACACCGTGCGCATTGACTGGATGCGTGTGGACAACGTCCTCGTCCCCGAATCCCCCACGCGCCTCGCCCACTCCATGGTGTGGCGCAAGGACCACGGGTTTATCGCCTAG
- a CDS encoding ferritin: MDAKLYDAINSQVTEEYAAAYIYRHLANEMDALSFPGLCEWFTAQAAEECDHAQKFAKHLIDRGEHVKPGPIQIDAPAIEGPLDAFKAALEHEKKVSEQIRQITRLADEVGDLESRPLLNWFLEEQIEEESTVGEIVDQLELVGADGSGLLRIDARLAGRSTDTTV; this comes from the coding sequence ATCGACGCAAAGCTTTACGACGCAATTAACAGCCAAGTCACCGAGGAATACGCCGCCGCCTACATCTACCGCCACCTGGCCAACGAGATGGACGCCTTGTCCTTTCCGGGACTGTGCGAGTGGTTCACCGCTCAGGCGGCCGAGGAGTGCGATCACGCGCAGAAGTTTGCCAAGCACCTGATCGACCGCGGCGAGCACGTCAAACCGGGCCCCATCCAGATCGACGCTCCCGCCATCGAGGGCCCGCTCGACGCGTTCAAGGCCGCGCTCGAGCACGAGAAGAAGGTCTCCGAGCAGATCCGCCAGATCACCCGCCTTGCCGACGAGGTCGGCGACCTCGAGTCCCGCCCGCTGCTCAACTGGTTTTTGGAGGAGCAGATCGAGGAGGAATCCACCGTCGGCGAGATCGTCGACCAGCTCGAACTCGTCGGCGCGGACGGCTCGGGGCTGTTGCGTATCGACGCCCGCCTGGCCGGCCGCTCCACCGACACCACCGTGTAA
- a CDS encoding N-6 DNA methylase — MPHRPNFSAKRVTATLNRLREHPEIAGQQAWLRGIAAHSNALRPDLAQTVEAYLGVAPLAEDVFDNLTIGEIAVCYEAFLALSDSKARKDAGQYFTPDDAAAFMAQNIRQFPEGTWVDPCCGTGVLAWHLAQQYEGDSAEFVAKHLNLVDIDPVALKTAAVLLAHFLAPGDTAGFEALAARSVAADFLHDDIPPHDFVIMNPPYASTARDNAFATAATRDLFAYFLERVATTSRGFIAVTPASYLGAPKFAGLRLLLDDHLAGGDITVFDNVPDTLFRGYKFGSSNTSKTNFVRAAVTVCPPDGDTWRITPILRWRAASRAALLDKAPSLLAPRQIGGAGEWLKIHPDHHGVYEQMRGWQRTIADLAVPGPTEFSLTVATTPRYYVSAAFGELSRRSKQVLHFASAHDRDLAAMTLNSSAPYLWWRWHDGGVSLTRRVLMSVPVPDIEPSLIDDIRASEQTNIVTKLNAGIVNENVKHPFALVERLNRAVFGADVDVAAAYAQDLTEVP; from the coding sequence GTGCCTCATCGTCCGAACTTCTCCGCCAAGCGTGTCACCGCCACGCTCAACCGCCTGCGCGAACACCCCGAAATTGCAGGCCAGCAGGCGTGGCTGCGGGGAATTGCGGCGCACTCGAACGCGCTGCGGCCCGACCTTGCGCAGACGGTGGAAGCCTATCTGGGCGTGGCGCCATTGGCAGAAGATGTGTTCGACAACTTGACGATCGGGGAGATCGCCGTCTGCTACGAGGCCTTCCTCGCTTTGTCCGACAGCAAAGCCCGCAAAGACGCCGGCCAGTACTTCACCCCCGACGATGCCGCCGCGTTCATGGCCCAGAACATCCGCCAGTTCCCCGAAGGCACCTGGGTGGATCCCTGCTGCGGCACCGGGGTGCTCGCGTGGCATTTGGCGCAGCAGTACGAGGGCGACAGCGCGGAGTTCGTCGCTAAGCATTTGAACCTGGTGGACATCGACCCGGTCGCGCTTAAAACTGCGGCGGTGTTGCTCGCGCACTTCCTCGCGCCGGGCGACACCGCAGGTTTCGAGGCGCTCGCAGCGCGCAGTGTGGCGGCCGATTTTCTTCACGACGACATCCCGCCCCACGACTTCGTCATCATGAACCCGCCGTACGCCTCCACCGCGCGCGACAACGCCTTCGCCACCGCCGCGACCAGGGACTTGTTCGCGTACTTCCTCGAGCGCGTCGCCACCACCAGCCGCGGCTTCATCGCCGTCACCCCCGCGTCGTACCTCGGCGCGCCGAAGTTCGCGGGGCTGCGCTTGCTTCTCGACGACCACCTCGCCGGCGGCGACATCACCGTCTTCGACAACGTGCCCGACACCCTGTTCCGCGGCTACAAGTTCGGCTCGTCGAACACGTCGAAGACGAACTTCGTGCGCGCCGCCGTGACCGTGTGCCCGCCGGACGGGGACACGTGGCGAATCACGCCGATTCTGCGCTGGCGGGCAGCGTCGCGGGCCGCGTTGCTCGACAAGGCGCCGTCGCTGCTCGCGCCGCGCCAGATCGGCGGGGCCGGCGAGTGGCTGAAAATCCACCCCGACCACCACGGTGTGTACGAGCAGATGCGCGGCTGGCAGCGCACGATCGCGGACCTCGCCGTGCCTGGCCCCACCGAGTTTTCCCTGACCGTGGCCACCACGCCGCGCTACTACGTCTCCGCCGCGTTCGGTGAGTTAAGCCGCCGCTCGAAGCAGGTGCTGCACTTCGCTTCCGCGCACGACCGCGACCTCGCCGCCATGACGCTGAACTCGTCGGCGCCGTACCTGTGGTGGCGCTGGCACGACGGCGGCGTGAGCCTGACCCGCCGCGTGCTGATGTCGGTGCCGGTGCCCGACATCGAGCCTTCGCTTATCGACGACATCCGCGCGTCCGAACAGACCAACATCGTCACCAAACTCAACGCCGGCATCGTCAACGAGAACGTGAAGCACCCGTTCGCGCTGGTGGAGCGGCTCAACCGGGCGGTATTCGGTGCTGATGTAGACGTCGCGGCCGCCTACGCCCAGGACCTCACGGAAGTGCCGTGA
- a CDS encoding IS1249 family transposase: MPKNRPRCFCGGEMKRNGTTSKGTTRWRCKQCGASSVKRRSDITNAAVFSAFIDHLTTGVNLDTAARRLGCSPRTLQRRFEPCWLVDVPDPTTGHVGRVYDQVFLDGTYTAGGCLIVAATIDHVIAWHWCKHETTRDYQRLLERIEAPLIAVIDGGQGALSAIKKCWPTTKIQRCLVHAQRVVRRYTTSRPRTDAGRTIYQLALKLTRITTLDQAAQWGAQLQEFHTIYRTWMGEKTLVKDPKTGSWIKVFTHPNVRKAYNSLNHLWRSEMLFVYLNPPDGVLEPDQIKRTTNSLEGGINAQLKLLARTHRGRTGEHQRRMLDWWLYLKTELPDDPVRIAKQSNWGQGQLAKVSTLTRNENQADHETGRPALYDNTIDTNYTHSIGIQKGQI; this comes from the coding sequence ATGCCAAAGAACCGACCACGCTGCTTCTGCGGCGGCGAAATGAAACGCAACGGCACTACTAGCAAAGGCACCACTAGGTGGCGCTGCAAACAATGCGGTGCCTCCAGCGTCAAGCGCCGCAGCGACATCACCAACGCAGCAGTATTCAGCGCCTTCATCGATCACCTCACCACTGGCGTCAACCTCGATACTGCTGCCCGCCGTCTGGGATGCTCGCCGCGAACATTGCAACGCCGCTTTGAACCGTGCTGGCTCGTCGATGTGCCGGATCCCACCACCGGGCACGTCGGACGGGTCTACGACCAGGTGTTTCTCGACGGCACCTACACCGCCGGCGGCTGTTTAATCGTCGCGGCGACGATCGACCACGTCATTGCCTGGCACTGGTGCAAACACGAAACCACCCGCGACTACCAACGACTGCTCGAACGCATCGAAGCCCCACTCATCGCCGTCATCGACGGCGGCCAAGGAGCATTGAGCGCGATTAAAAAGTGCTGGCCCACAACCAAAATCCAACGCTGCCTCGTACATGCCCAACGGGTGGTGCGCCGCTACACCACGTCCCGGCCACGCACCGATGCTGGCCGCACGATCTACCAGCTCGCGCTGAAACTGACCCGGATCACCACCTTGGATCAAGCCGCCCAGTGGGGTGCGCAACTGCAGGAATTCCACACGATCTACCGCACCTGGATGGGCGAGAAGACGCTCGTGAAGGATCCGAAAACAGGCAGCTGGATCAAGGTGTTCACGCATCCGAATGTGCGCAAGGCCTACAACAGTCTCAACCACCTCTGGCGATCCGAGATGCTGTTTGTCTACCTCAACCCACCCGACGGAGTGCTAGAACCCGACCAGATAAAACGCACCACCAACAGCCTGGAAGGCGGCATCAACGCCCAGCTCAAACTGCTCGCCAGAACACACCGCGGCAGAACCGGCGAACACCAACGCCGGATGCTGGATTGGTGGCTCTACCTAAAAACGGAACTGCCTGACGACCCAGTACGAATCGCCAAGCAGTCCAACTGGGGACAGGGCCAACTCGCCAAAGTATCCACCCTGACCCGAAACGAGAACCAAGCCGACCACGAAACAGGACGACCAGCCCTCTACGACAACACTATCGACACCAACTACACCCACTCAATCGGCATCCAAAAAGGCCAAATCTAA
- a CDS encoding aminotransferase class I/II-fold pyridoxal phosphate-dependent enzyme: MSLTDLTDDQFAQLAEETRARYDELKARDLNLNLTRGKPSSEQLDFSNALLALPGEDDYTDSTGADVRNYGNLEGIRDIRDLWAEALGLDPDSLVAEDSSSLNIMFDLISWSYIWGNNDSERPWKDEEQVKWICPVPGYDRHFAITEHFGFEMIQVPMTPTGPDMDVVEKLVQDPQVKGMWAVPVFGNPTGISYSAETAERLAAMEAAAPDFRVVWDNAYAVHSLDGEFPDNPNVLALAEENGNPNRFWYMSSTSKITFAGAGVAFFASSAENLAWYESHASIRGIGPNKVNQLAHARFFGDVEGLREQMRKHASSLAPKFEAVIGILEERLGGYGVAEWTEPAGGYFISLDIKGGSATRVWELAKDAGITLTKAGASFPHGVDETDTNIRLAPSLPPLDEVRTAMDGVATCVLLACIEAHDR, from the coding sequence ATGTCACTTACGGACCTCACCGACGACCAGTTCGCGCAGCTCGCGGAGGAGACGCGGGCGCGTTACGACGAACTCAAAGCCCGCGACCTGAACCTCAACCTCACCCGCGGCAAACCGTCGAGCGAACAACTCGACTTCTCCAACGCGCTGCTGGCGCTGCCGGGCGAGGACGATTACACCGATTCTACCGGTGCGGACGTGCGCAACTACGGCAACCTCGAGGGCATCCGCGACATCCGCGACCTGTGGGCCGAAGCGCTCGGCCTGGACCCGGACAGCCTGGTCGCGGAGGATTCCTCCAGCCTGAATATCATGTTCGACCTGATTTCCTGGTCGTACATCTGGGGCAACAACGACTCCGAGCGCCCCTGGAAGGACGAGGAGCAGGTGAAGTGGATCTGCCCGGTGCCGGGCTACGACCGCCACTTCGCCATCACGGAGCACTTTGGCTTCGAGATGATCCAGGTGCCGATGACGCCGACCGGCCCGGACATGGATGTCGTCGAAAAGCTAGTGCAAGACCCGCAGGTCAAGGGCATGTGGGCAGTGCCGGTATTTGGCAACCCGACCGGGATTAGCTACTCCGCCGAGACCGCCGAGCGGCTCGCCGCGATGGAGGCGGCCGCGCCCGATTTCCGCGTGGTGTGGGACAACGCGTACGCGGTGCACTCGCTTGATGGTGAGTTCCCGGATAATCCGAACGTGCTCGCGCTCGCCGAGGAAAACGGCAACCCGAACCGCTTCTGGTACATGTCGTCGACGTCCAAGATCACGTTCGCCGGCGCTGGTGTGGCGTTTTTCGCCTCCTCGGCGGAGAACCTTGCGTGGTACGAGTCGCACGCCTCCATCCGCGGCATCGGCCCGAACAAGGTCAACCAACTCGCGCACGCGCGCTTTTTCGGCGACGTCGAGGGCCTGCGCGAACAGATGCGCAAACATGCCTCCTCGCTCGCGCCGAAGTTCGAGGCCGTGATCGGGATTCTGGAGGAGCGACTGGGCGGTTACGGGGTCGCCGAGTGGACCGAGCCGGCCGGCGGCTACTTCATCTCCTTAGACATCAAGGGCGGTTCCGCGACCCGCGTCTGGGAGCTGGCCAAGGACGCCGGCATCACCCTGACCAAGGCGGGCGCGTCCTTCCCGCACGGTGTGGACGAGACCGACACCAACATCCGCCTCGCGCCGTCGCTGCCGCCGCTCGACGAGGTCCGCACTGCCATGGACGGCGTGGCCACCTGCGTGCTGCTCGCCTGCATCGAGGCCCATGACCGCTGA